A genome region from Strigops habroptila isolate Jane chromosome 12, bStrHab1.2.pri, whole genome shotgun sequence includes the following:
- the LOC115616074 gene encoding alpha-2Db adrenergic receptor-like — protein sequence MEPAGALPNASCNSSGASSAPHSPVATGLILLAALAILLATVVGNTLVVVAISTSRALRAPQNLFLVSLASADILVAVLVLPFSLANEVMGYWHFGGLWCSLYLALDVLLCTSSIGHLCAISLDRYWAVTRAAQLNLRRSPGRVKGMIGAVWAAAALVALPPLLWARPGGPECQLSQETWYVLASCTASFFGPCLVMIAVYCRIYRLTTRRAAALLAARSLHLAAASRKGPGIRMPGWRRQSQHQSMLLCRWRLMRAQERRFTMVLAVVMGAFVLCWFPFFFTYSLGAVCGDGCHISKPLFSFFFWIGYCNSSLNPLIYTLFNRDFRNAFRRLLTIPRQHCT from the coding sequence ATGGAGCCAGCCGGTGCCCTCCCCAATGCCTCCTGTAACAGCAGCGGTGCCAGCAGTGCCCCACACTCGCCTGTGGCCACGGGGCTCATCCTGCTGGCTGCCCTGGCCATCCTGCTGGCCACAGTGGTGGGCAACACACTGGTGGTGGTGGCCATCTCCACCAGCCGTGCCCTGCGAGCCCCGCAGAACCTCTTCCTGGTGTCCCTGGCCTCGGCAGACATCCTGGTGGCTGTCCTCGTCCTGCCCTTCTCGCTGGCCAATGAGGTGATGGGCTACTGGCATTTCGGCGGCCTGTGGTGCAGCCTGTACCTGGCGCTGGACGTGCTGCTCTGCACCTCCTCCATCGGGCACCTCTGCGCCATCAGCCTTGACCGCTACTGGGCCGTCACCCGGGCGGCCCAGCTCAACCTGCGGCGCAGCCCTGGGCGCGTGAAGGGCATGATCGGGGCGGTTTGGGCTGCGGCGGCGCTGGTGGCACTGCCACCACTGCTGTGGGCCCGGCCGGGCGGCCCCGAGTGCCAGCTGAGCCAGGAGACATGGTACGTGCTGGCCTCCTGCACAGCATCCTTCTTCGGCCCCTGCCTCGTCATGATCGCCGTGTACTGCCGCATCTACCGCCTGACCACCCGCAGGGCTGCAGCCCTCCTCGCCGCCCGCTCCCTGCACCTTGCCGCTGCCAGCAGGAAGGGGCCAGGGATCAGGATGCCGGGCTGGCGGCGCCAGAGCCAGCACCAGAGCATGCTGCTGTGCCGCTGGCGGCTGATGCGGGCACAGGAGCGGCGCTTCACCATGGTGCTGGCTGTGGTGATGGGCGcctttgtgctgtgctggtttCCCTTCTTCTTCACCTACAGCCTGGGGGCTGTGTGTGGGGACGGCTGCCACATCTCCAAGCCCCTCTTCAGCTTCTTCTTCTGGATCGGGTACTGCAATAGCAGCCTCAACCCCCTCATCTACACCCTCTTCAATCGGGACTTCCGCAACGCCTTCCGACGGCTCCTCACCATCCCCCGCCAGCACTGCACCTAG
- the SLC34A1 gene encoding sodium-dependent phosphate transport protein 2A isoform X1, with protein MKHPAPSDGELRLLWHCPSGTGLQHCPVSLPTTGCRLPKGDAEPQAGRGVPVVRYLVLCAPSRPGAAADRDAAGLPINCRNFWGGGEQQAEARGNAGSLDFALGMHIKGHGDPQPTSLEGRVDVACGHGAVLSARPAPASAGAMLPYRRESPALTRCPVRAGRVVHGPQFAYCPSPQALHRLPGAHSCPFTVGAVPCPDHGFLCPGSPGRLREGRERYELDTLPWQGPRLALDELQKPELGCWAGVQSICVSLLKVPLMFGFLYLFVCSLDVLSSAFQLAGGKVAGDIFKDNAILSNPVAGLVVGILVTVLVQSSSTSTSIIVSMVSSGLLEVRSAIPIIMGSNIGTSVTNTIVALMQAGDRSEFKRAFAGATVHDCFNWLSVLVLLPLEVVSGYLYHVTRLVVATFNIRSGKDAPDLLKIITEPFTKLIIQLDKSVITGIATGDESLRNRSLIRVWCGPAPPQTAAVGLVPPLNCTAPSHCSTKGIESLQNITRQKCEHLFTDTPLPDLVVGLVLLAGSLIVLCTCLILLVKLLNSLLKGQVAKAIQKVINTDLPHPLSWLTGYFAMVVGAGMTFVVQSSSVFTSAITPLIGLGVISIERAYPLTLGSNIGTTTTAILAALASPGDKLASSFQIALCHFFFNISGILLWYPLPFTRLPIRMAKALGERTAKYRWFAVLYLIICFLLLPSLVFGISMAGWRALVGVGAPFLSLLFFVGLVNALQAHSPGRLPKWLQTWDFLPAWMHSLQPLDRLITRATLCCTDRCRSPEGWEEREGPPRDKARLGLDNPVLSYPEEAPSPAIRVGSPRPLPHGATRL; from the exons ATGAAGCACCCAGCACCAAGTGATGGAGAGCTGAGGCTGCTCTGGCATTGCCCCTCGGGCACtgggctccagcactgccctgtcTCACTCCCCACCACTGGCTGCCGCTTGCCCAAGGGTGATGCTGAGCCTCAGGCAGGGAGGGGTGTGCCAGTGGTGCGGTACCTGGTGCTATGTGCCCCATCCCGCCCCGGTGCTGCAGCTGACAGGGATGCTGCGGGGTTACCCATTAACTGCAGGAATTTCTGGGGAGGAGGTGAGCAGCAAGCAGAGGCGAGGGGCAACGCGGGCTCCTTAGACTTTGCTCTTGGCATGCATATAAAGGGCCATGGTGATCCACAGCCCACTTCACTGGAGGGACGTGTGGATGTGGCATGTGGACACGGTGCTGTCCTGAGTGCCCGGCCAGCCCCAG CCTCAGCAGGAGCGATGCTGCCCTACCGCAGAGAGAGCCCGGCGCTGACCCGCTGCCCAGTGCGAGCAGGAAGGGTGGTGCATGGGCCTCAGTTCGCCTACTGCCCCAGCCCCCAAG CCCTGCACCGGCTGCCGGGTGCCCACTCCTGCCCCTTCACTGTGGGAGCGGTGCCTTGCCCTGACCATGGCTTCCTCTGCCCCGGCTCCCCGGGGCGCCTGCGTGAGGGCCGGGAGCGGTACGAGCTGGACACGCTGCCCTGGCAGGGGCCCCGGCTGGCCTTGGACGAGCTGCAGAAGCCAG AGCTGGGGTGCTGGGCCGGGGTCCAGTCCATCTGTGTCTCCCTTCTCAAGGTGCCCCTGATGTTCGGGTTCCTGTACCTCTTCGTGTGCTCCCTGgatgtgctcagctctgctttccagctggctGGAG GCAAAGTGGCTGGAGACATCTTCAAGGACAACGCCATCCTCTCCAACCCAGTGGCTGGGCTGGTGGTGGGCATCCTGGTGACCGTGCTGGTGCAGagctcctccacctccacctccaTCATTGTCAGCATGGTCTCCTCAGGGT TGCTGGAGGTGCGCTCtgccatccccatcatcatGGGCTCCAACATCGGCACCTCCGTCACCAACACCATTGTGGCCCTCATGCAGGCTGGTGACCGCAGTGAGTTCAAACG GGCCTTCGCTGGTGCCACAGTGCACGACTGCTTCAACTGGCTGtcagtgctggtgctgctgccgcTGGAGGTGGTGAGCGGGTACCTGTACCACGTCACCCGCCTGGTTGTGGCCACCTTCAACATCCGCAGCGGGAAGGATGCCCCTGACCTGCTGAAGATCATCACAGAGCCCTTCACCAAGCTCATCATCCAG CTGGACAAGTCAGTGATCACTGGCATCGCAACGGGGGATGAGAGCCTGCGCAACCGAAGCCTCATCCGTGTCTGGTGTGGTCCTGCACCGCCGCAG ACAGCCGCTGTGGGGCTTGTTCCTCCCCTGAACTGCACAGCCCCCAGCCACTGCAGCACAAAGGGCATCGAGAGCCTCCAGAACATCACCAGGCAGAAGT gtgAGCACCTCTTCACTGACACGCCGCTGCCTGACCTGGTcgtggggctggtgctgctggccgGGTCCCTCATCGTGCTCTGCACATGCCTCATCCTCCTGGTCAAACTCCTCAACTCTCTGCTCAAGGGGCAGGTGGCCAAAGCCATCCAGAAGGTCATCAACACTG ACCTCCCGCACCCGCTCAGCTGGCTCACCGGGTATTTCGCCatggtggtgggtgctgggatgACCTTTgtggtgcagagcagctctgtctTCACCTCAGCCATCACACCCCTGATCG GCCTGGGGGTGATCAGCATCGAGCGTGCCTACCCACTGACCCTGGGCTCCAACATTggcaccaccaccactgccatCCTGGCTGCCCTGGCCAGCCCGGGGGACAAGCTGGCCAGCTCCTTCCAG ATCGCCCTCTGCCACTTCTTCTTCAACATCTCCGGCATCCTGCTGTGGTACCCGCTGCCCTTCACCCGCCTGCCCATACGCATGGCCAAGGCGCTGGGTGAGCGCACGGCCAAGTACCGCTGGTTTGCCGTGCTGTACCTCAtcatctgcttcctcctgctgccctccctcGTCTTTGGCATCTCCATGGCGGGCTGGCGGGCCCTGGTGGGGGTGGGTGCACCcttcctcagcctcctcttcttTGTGGGGCTGGTGAACGCGCTGCAGGCACACAGCCCTGGCCGCCTGCCCAAATGGCTGCAGACCTGGGATTTCCTCCCTGCCTGGATGCACTCGCTGCAGCCCCTGGACCGTCTCATCACCAGGGCCACCCTCTGCTGCACCGACCGCTGCCGCAGCCCCGAGGGCTGGGAGGAGCGGGAGGGCCCTCCGCGGGacaaggccaggctggggctggacaACCCTGTGCTCTCCTACCCCGAGGAGGCGCCCAGCCCTGCCATCCGGGTGGGCTCCCCTCGCCCACTCCCACACGGAGCCACCCGGCTCTAG
- the SLC34A1 gene encoding sodium-dependent phosphate transport protein 2A isoform X2, whose amino-acid sequence MKHPAPSDGELRLLWHCPSGTGLQHCPVSLPTTGCRLPKGDAEPQAGRGVPVVRYLVLCAPSRPGAAADRDAAGLPINCRNFWGGGEQQAEARGNAGSLDFALGMHIKGHGDPQPTSLEGRVDVACGHGAVLSARPAPASAGAMLPYRRESPALTRCPVRAGRVVHGPQFAYCPSPQALHRLPGAHSCPFTVGAVPCPDHGFLCPGSPGRLREGRERYELDTLPWQGPRLALDELQKPELGCWAGVQSICVSLLKVPLMFGFLYLFVCSLDVLSSAFQLAGGKVAGDIFKDNAILSNPVAGLVVGILVTVLVQSSSTSTSIIVSMVSSGLLEVRSAIPIIMGSNIGTSVTNTIVALMQAGDRSEFKRAFAGATVHDCFNWLSVLVLLPLEVVSGYLYHVTRLVVATFNIRSGKDAPDLLKIITEPFTKLIIQLDKSVITGIATGDESLRNRSLIRVWCGPAPPQTAAVGLVPPLNCTAPSHCSTKGIESLQNITRQKCEHLFTDTPLPDLVVGLVLLAGSLIVLCTCLILLVKLLNSLLKGQVAKAIQKVINTGAPGCSQLMCPYPCLCPCPCPCPCHGRPPAPAQLAHRVFRHGGGCWDDLCGAEQLCLHLSHHTPDRPGGDQHRACLPTDPGLQHWHHHHCHPGCPGQPGGQAGQLLPDRPLPLLLQHLRHPAVVPAALHPPAHTHGQGAG is encoded by the exons ATGAAGCACCCAGCACCAAGTGATGGAGAGCTGAGGCTGCTCTGGCATTGCCCCTCGGGCACtgggctccagcactgccctgtcTCACTCCCCACCACTGGCTGCCGCTTGCCCAAGGGTGATGCTGAGCCTCAGGCAGGGAGGGGTGTGCCAGTGGTGCGGTACCTGGTGCTATGTGCCCCATCCCGCCCCGGTGCTGCAGCTGACAGGGATGCTGCGGGGTTACCCATTAACTGCAGGAATTTCTGGGGAGGAGGTGAGCAGCAAGCAGAGGCGAGGGGCAACGCGGGCTCCTTAGACTTTGCTCTTGGCATGCATATAAAGGGCCATGGTGATCCACAGCCCACTTCACTGGAGGGACGTGTGGATGTGGCATGTGGACACGGTGCTGTCCTGAGTGCCCGGCCAGCCCCAG CCTCAGCAGGAGCGATGCTGCCCTACCGCAGAGAGAGCCCGGCGCTGACCCGCTGCCCAGTGCGAGCAGGAAGGGTGGTGCATGGGCCTCAGTTCGCCTACTGCCCCAGCCCCCAAG CCCTGCACCGGCTGCCGGGTGCCCACTCCTGCCCCTTCACTGTGGGAGCGGTGCCTTGCCCTGACCATGGCTTCCTCTGCCCCGGCTCCCCGGGGCGCCTGCGTGAGGGCCGGGAGCGGTACGAGCTGGACACGCTGCCCTGGCAGGGGCCCCGGCTGGCCTTGGACGAGCTGCAGAAGCCAG AGCTGGGGTGCTGGGCCGGGGTCCAGTCCATCTGTGTCTCCCTTCTCAAGGTGCCCCTGATGTTCGGGTTCCTGTACCTCTTCGTGTGCTCCCTGgatgtgctcagctctgctttccagctggctGGAG GCAAAGTGGCTGGAGACATCTTCAAGGACAACGCCATCCTCTCCAACCCAGTGGCTGGGCTGGTGGTGGGCATCCTGGTGACCGTGCTGGTGCAGagctcctccacctccacctccaTCATTGTCAGCATGGTCTCCTCAGGGT TGCTGGAGGTGCGCTCtgccatccccatcatcatGGGCTCCAACATCGGCACCTCCGTCACCAACACCATTGTGGCCCTCATGCAGGCTGGTGACCGCAGTGAGTTCAAACG GGCCTTCGCTGGTGCCACAGTGCACGACTGCTTCAACTGGCTGtcagtgctggtgctgctgccgcTGGAGGTGGTGAGCGGGTACCTGTACCACGTCACCCGCCTGGTTGTGGCCACCTTCAACATCCGCAGCGGGAAGGATGCCCCTGACCTGCTGAAGATCATCACAGAGCCCTTCACCAAGCTCATCATCCAG CTGGACAAGTCAGTGATCACTGGCATCGCAACGGGGGATGAGAGCCTGCGCAACCGAAGCCTCATCCGTGTCTGGTGTGGTCCTGCACCGCCGCAG ACAGCCGCTGTGGGGCTTGTTCCTCCCCTGAACTGCACAGCCCCCAGCCACTGCAGCACAAAGGGCATCGAGAGCCTCCAGAACATCACCAGGCAGAAGT gtgAGCACCTCTTCACTGACACGCCGCTGCCTGACCTGGTcgtggggctggtgctgctggccgGGTCCCTCATCGTGCTCTGCACATGCCTCATCCTCCTGGTCAAACTCCTCAACTCTCTGCTCAAGGGGCAGGTGGCCAAAGCCATCCAGAAGGTCATCAACACTG GAGCTCCAGGCTGCTCCCAGCTGATGTGTCCATATCCATGCTTGTGTCCATGCCCATGCCCATGCCCATGTCATGGCAGACCTCCCGCACCCGCTCAGCTGGCTCACCGGGTATTTCGCCatggtggtgggtgctgggatgACCTTTgtggtgcagagcagctctgtctTCACCTCAGCCATCACACCCCTGATCG GCCTGGGGGTGATCAGCATCGAGCGTGCCTACCCACTGACCCTGGGCTCCAACATTggcaccaccaccactgccatCCTGGCTGCCCTGGCCAGCCCGGGGGACAAGCTGGCCAGCTCCTTCCAG ATCGCCCTCTGCCACTTCTTCTTCAACATCTCCGGCATCCTGCTGTGGTACCCGCTGCCCTTCACCCGCCTGCCCATACGCATGGCCAAGGCGCTGGGTGA